The following coding sequences are from one Formosa haliotis window:
- a CDS encoding AraC family transcriptional regulator, which yields MCENIHRELTLLNQDELFLIINRLKKQFNFPIHFHPELELNFILNGKGIKRIVGDNIEEIDDVELTLIGSNVEHGWEMHRCKSNEIKEITIQFHNWLFTDKILSTSVFKKIKDLLSKSKEGIQFSKETALKLQSKIMALKNTNTIADHTQLLDLLESLAQEKDYRLLSHSDNLAGEFENSKKIMKIKDYVEMNFHTKISLNEISNLINMSPSSFNRFIKKRTGKTFINYINDFRIIHATKYLIETDLTVSEISFKCGFNNIANFNRVFKKNKNTTPSEFRHEYRSFSRFVSNG from the coding sequence ATGTGTGAAAATATACATAGAGAATTAACGCTATTAAATCAGGATGAATTGTTTTTAATCATCAATAGATTAAAGAAGCAATTTAATTTCCCCATTCATTTTCATCCGGAATTAGAACTCAATTTTATACTAAACGGGAAAGGTATAAAACGTATTGTTGGTGATAATATTGAAGAGATAGACGATGTAGAATTAACCTTAATAGGGTCGAACGTAGAACATGGTTGGGAAATGCATCGTTGTAAAAGCAACGAAATAAAAGAAATTACCATTCAATTTCATAATTGGTTATTTACTGATAAAATTTTATCGACAAGCGTTTTTAAAAAAATTAAAGATTTATTATCTAAATCGAAAGAAGGCATACAATTTTCGAAAGAAACCGCCTTAAAGCTACAATCGAAAATTATGGCTTTAAAAAACACAAATACCATTGCAGACCACACACAATTATTAGATTTATTAGAAAGTTTAGCTCAAGAAAAAGACTATAGATTACTATCGCATAGCGATAATTTGGCTGGAGAATTTGAAAATAGCAAGAAGATTATGAAGATTAAAGATTATGTTGAAATGAATTTTCATACCAAAATCTCCCTAAACGAAATCTCTAACCTTATTAATATGAGTCCGAGTTCGTTTAACCGATTTATAAAGAAACGTACCGGAAAAACGTTTATTAATTATATTAACGATTTTAGAATTATCCACGCAACAAAATATTTAATTGAAACAGATTTAACCGTAAGCGAAATCTCGTTTAAATGTGGTTTCAATAATATTGCAAACTTTAATCGTGTTTTTAAGAAAAACAAAAACACTACGCCTAGTGAGTTTAG